One genomic region from Yamadazyma tenuis chromosome 4, complete sequence encodes:
- a CDS encoding metallophosphatase (EggNog:ENOG503NW7J; COG:T) encodes MSETNPLLNKRSPREEDIYEYEEYDEELSLSPGVKYTLYGLAGFLCVGILYVFTVFLPAYFIPEAVELDDIVKISDLGVELKPLVSTVMFNDVVDSDDFVDELDSDDFDDELDMLEADHITHYEDENAVGGSKNTVERLIMIGDIHGHYIELRHLLRKVKYNKKKDYLLVLGDFVSKGPDSQKVIEFLDKNNIDCILGNHEFYILQNYVKFHGLKFPDFIVGNSTESIPLDIHVSDAFNDDPEFLLAKKLQPEHIRYINKCSLIKKLGQVPVYSKKKSSGIFKHITTTKSSPGIAVHGGLRWDLSLEDQNPIEALEMRSLVGPYFNRSTDDPHEQFSVSWSKVWNKKQKRSSTSSVVYYGHDARRGLNLKPYSRGLDTGCDRGEQLSALVIWNEADATGGIDQIVYKEKVVQVMC; translated from the coding sequence ATGTCAGAGACAAATCCGCTTCTTAACAAGCGATCACCCCGTGAAGAGGACATTTATGAGTACGAAGAATATGACGAAGAGCTCTCTTTGAGCCCCGGAGTCAAATATACCTTATACGGATTAGCAGGTTTTTTGTGTGTGGGTATTCTCTATGTATTTACAGTGTTCCTTCCCGCATATTTTATCCCGGAAGCTGTggaacttgatgatatcgtGAAGATCAGTGATTTAGGTGTGGAACTAAAGCCGCTTGTATCTACGGTTATGTTTAATGATGTTGTTGACAGCGATGACTTTGTGGATGAACTTGACAgtgatgactttgatgatgaacttgacatGCTTGAGGCTGACCATATAACACATTATGAGGATGAAAACGCTGTGGGTGGATCCAAGAACACGGTTGAAAGGCTCATAATGATCGGGGATATCCATGGACACTATATTGAATTAAGACACTTGTTGAGAAAAGTCAAGTATaataagaagaaggactatttgttggtgttgggcGACTTTGTTTCTAAGGGACCCGATTCGCAGAAGGTAATTGAgtttttggacaagaacAATATCGACTGTATTTTGGGAAACCATGAATTCTACATATTGCAAAACTATGTCAAGTTCCACGGATTGAAATTCCCTGATTTCATCGTGGGAAACTCCACGGAGTCTATTCCTCTCGATATACACGTGTCTGATGCCTTCAACGATGATCCTGAGTTCTTACTTGCAAAGAAATTGCAGCCTGAACATATTCGGTATATCAACAAGTGCTCTTTGATAAAGaaacttggacaagtaCCGGTATActccaaaaagaagtcGTCCGGGATCTTCAAGCatatcaccaccaccaagagCAGCCCCGGTATTGCTGTACACGGAGGTTTACGATGGGAtttgtctttggaagacCAAAATCCTATCGAGGCGTTGGAGATGAGGTCTCTTGTGGGTCCATACTTCAATCGGTCAACGGATGATCCTCATGAGCAGTTTTCTGTAAGCTGGTCGAAGGTGTGGAACAAGAAGCAGAAACGTTCGAGCACCTCGTCGGTGGTTTACTATGGACACGATGCTAGAAGAGGATTAAATTTAAAACCATATTCCCGTGGACTTGACACTGGGTGTGATCGAGGCGAGCAACTTCTGGCCTTGGTGATATGGAATGAGGCCGATGCCACTGGTGGCATCGACCAGATTGTCTACAAGGAAAAGGTAGTCCAAGTAATGTGTTAG
- the RAP1 gene encoding DNA-binding transcription factor rap1 (COG:L; EggNog:ENOG503NZ4G), which translates to MVKTPSDLFTVGERPLLAFMPKDDPERDTYVKLIEDNGGIVTSSVPNAKNGVMFISSYPIDGFHPIYRASWVDHSISNGKLADVNPYVFPVKKETGGRKTVKYTQAQDEYILEQIRLKPLERGSHRFFELLEGHEELKGHTKHSLRSRYRRHLVHNLKYVYKVNEHGKLILDEYGNKIKVSPDSYPDLKKRFTPLDDYALCAEVLRFAVSRLSPEEAKFEKNNQDPARSLIPESPHVSRSFFKDVMLRFHRQHSDSSWRDRYRKFAVKCGIKSYFEYYGRCVNEGTTPLVMTTVPLRDTELSVGAKALVGSNYNDDRVNIPLDEEISQTRSSTAGRLSEGAQKKRKVAAIATPVLGLVESDEEEAFFDPESQPEPNATTPAANVSTPAPKADEPTPKKPKVQASPEPGSEEVEEDEEDSQVGFEYLADPMMVYDLFEEEFFQESSDTMKSKLDTVYAEVKSQPLAFLMQKLKELHFKSGFVNHIIRSTGGVHARIKKYNDIWVSRLLNDPAFIEDGNSLLDMTGQVGIWTRLYDNELKKEKLLGVDSAEIKFQPKKEKTKRVAFLKSIGVW; encoded by the coding sequence ATGGTGAAAACTCCATCAGATCTTTTTACTGTTGGTGAGCGGCCGCTATTGGCGTTTATGCCCAAAGACGATCCTGAACGTGATACCTATGTCAAATTAATCGAAGACAATGGTGGGATTGTCACCAGCTCTGTACCCAACGCCAAAAACGGTGTGATGTTTATAAGCTCATATCCAATAGATGGTTTCCACCCAATTTACAGAGCCTCTTGGGTAGACCATTCCATTTCCAATGGCAAATTGGCTGACGTCAATCCCTACGTGTTTCCAGTGAAGAAAGAAACTGGTGGCCGGAAAACCGTCAAGTATACTCAGGCCCAGGACGAGTATATTTTAGAGCAAATACGATTGAAACCGCTTGAACGTGGAAGCCATCGGTTTTTCGAGTTGCTTGAAGGCCACGAGGAGTTGAAGGGTCACACCAAACACTCGCTTAGAAGCAGGTACAGAAGGCACTTGGTGCACAATTTGAAGTATGTTTATAAGGTCAACGAGCACGGTAAGTTGATTTTAGACGAATATGgcaacaaaatcaaagtcCTGCCAGATTCGTACCCTGATCTCAAGAAGCGATTCACACCCTTGGATGATTACGCGTTATGTGCGGAGGTTTTGCGGTTTGCAGTACTGAGGCTCAGTCCTGAAGAAGCTAAATTCGAGAAGAACAATCAAGATCCGGCTCGGTCCTTGATCCCTGAGAGTCCTCATGTGCTGCGGTCATTTTTCAAAGACGTGATGTTGAGGTTCCACAGACAACACTCCGACCTGAGCTGGAGAGATCGGTATAGAAAATTTGCTGTCAAGTGTGGGATCAAGAGCTATTTTGAGTACTACGGAAGGTGTGTAAATGAAGGTACCACTCctttggtgatgacaaCTGTACCTCTCCGCGACACGGAGTTGAGTGTAGGGGCCAAAGCGTTGGTGGGACTGAACTATAATGATGACAGAGTGAACATTCCTTTGGACGAGGAGATTAGCCAGACCAGAAGCTCTACCGCGGGAAGGTTATCAGAAGGTGCGCAGAAAAAACGGAAGGTTGCAGCCATTGCTACTCCGgtgttggggttggtggaaagtgatgaggaagaagcTTTTTTTGATCCTGAGTCTCAGCCGGAACCAAATGCCACTACGCCAGCTGCAAATGTCTCTACGCCAGCTCCAAAGGCAGATGAACCAACTCCCAAGAAACCCAAGGTCCAGGCATCCCCAGAACCGGGATCAGaagaggtggaagaagacgaagaagactcTCAAGTGGGTTTCGAGTATCTCGCAGACCCTATGATGGTGTATGACttatttgaagaagaattctTCCAGGAAAGCAGTGATACCATGAAATCCAAATTGGACACTGTGTATGCCGAGGTAAAGTCCCAACCTCTTGCATTCTTGATGCAAAAGCTCAAAGAATTGCACTTCAAGTCAGGTTTTGTTAACCATATAATCAGATCCACCGGAGGGGTCCACGCGAGGATTAAGAAATATAACGATATATGGGTCAGTCGGCTCTTGAATGATCCTGCTTTCATTGAGGATGGAAACAGTCTTTTGGACATGACCGGACAAGTGGGTATTTGGACAAGGCTCTACGATaatgaattgaaaaaggagaaacttcttggagTGGACCTGGCCGAAATCAAGtttcaaccaaagaaggagaaAACGAAGCGGGTGGCCTTCTTGAAGTCGATTGGCGTGTGGTAG
- the MP65 gene encoding Cell surface mannoprotein mp65 (EggNog:ENOG503NWQI; COG:G), with the protein MLFKSIVTGALAATILAQPLQDEHQHQHQHEKRAVKVVTQVNTVVVTAGYGAADIPTTSIALSAATDVSINTDTTITPQNQPASFSNPTTFETKTSTSAVSTASASEAIGASGAKGITYSPYSDDGGCKSASEVASDVAQLSGYDIIRIYGVDCNQAANVLAAIGDNQKIFAGIYDVSDISGGVSTLAAAVEANGGWDKVDTVSIGNELVNGGSATVSQVGSYVAEAKSALTAAGYSGSIVAVDTFIAVINNPGLCDHSDYMAVNAHAFFDGYYTADQAGDWLLQQIQRVYTACGGSKRVFITETGWPSQGDSNGKAVPSAENQKAAIQSIIDTCGSASTLFNAFNDIWKAPGAYNAEQYWGILN; encoded by the coding sequence ATGTTGTTTAAATCGATCGTTACAGGCGCTTTAGCCGCTACTATCTTGGCCCAACCACTCCAAGATGAAcaccaacatcaacatcagCATGAAAAGAGAGCTGTCAAGGTTGTCACTCAAGTCAACACCGTCGTCGTCACTGCCGGTTACGGAGCTGCTGACATCCCTACCACCTCTATTGCTTTGTCTGCTGCCACTGATGTGTCTATCAACACTGATACCACCATCACTCCTCAGAACCAACCAGCGTCTTTCTCCAACCCAACCACTTTTGAGACCAAGACTTCCACCTCGGCAGTGTCCACCGCCAGCGCCTCCGAAGCTATCGGTGCCTCTGGTGCCAAGGGTATCACGTACTCGCCATACTCCGATGATGGAGGATGTAAGAGTGCCAGTGAAGTGGCCAGTGACGTGGCTCAATTGTCTGGTTACGACATCATTAGAATCTACGGTGTCGACTGTAACCAGGCTGCCAACGTCTTGGCTGCTATTGGTGACAACCAAAAAATCTTTGCCGGAATCTATGACGTGTCCGACAtttctggtggtgtttCCACCTTGGCTGCCGCCGTTGAAGCCAACGGTGGTTGGGACAAGGTTGACACCGTCTCCATCGGTAACGAATTGGTGAACGGAGGTCTGGCCACTGTTTCCCAAGTTGGTTCTTACGTCGCTGAAGCCAAGTCTGCCTTAACTGCTGCTGGTTACTCTGGTTCCATTGTGGCTGTTGACACATTCATTGCCGTTATCAACAATCCTGGTTTGTGTGATCACTCTGATTACATGGCCGTTAACGCCCACGCCTTCTTTGATGGTTACTACACCGCTGACCAAGCTGGTGACTGGCTTTTGcaacaaatccaaagagttTACACTGCTTGTGGAGGTAGCAAGAGAGTCTTTATTACCGAAACCGGATGGCCATCCCAGGGTGACTCCAACGGAAAGGCTGTTCCTTCTGCTGAAAACCAAAAGGCCGCCATCCAATCCATTATTGACACTTGTGGAAGTGCTTCTACTTTGTTCAACGCTTTCAACGACATCTGGAAGGCTCCAGGCGCTTACAACGCTGAACAATACTGGGGTATTCTTAACTAA
- the MTR4 gene encoding ATP-dependent RNA helicase mtr4 (COG:A; EggNog:ENOG503NV71): MDDLFDVFDEAPVEVPEPPIAPVNNPDTVKNTAEVVEPQEDSESQKRKLADDSASHKLKKQTTRKPSIKAVVSDALEIEASREVAISDGLLASKPDPNGHPSGQLKLKHQVRHQVAIPPGFPYVPISEHKRQNDARRYPFKLDPFQDTSISCIDRNESVLVSAHTSAGKTVVAEYAIAQSLRDKQRVIYTSPIKALSNQKYRELQAEFGDVGLMTGDVTINPDAGCLVMTTEILRSMLYRGSEVMREVAWVIFDEVHYMRDKSRGVVWEETMILLPDKVHYVFLSATIPNAMEFAEWIVKIHEQPCHVVYTDFRPTPLQHYLFPAGGDGIHLVVDEKGTFREENFQKAMAQISDGMGEDPGAVDGKKGKKGQTWKGGNNDGKTDIYKIVKMIYMKRYNPVIVFSFSKRDCETLALKMSRLDFNNDDERDALTKIFNNAIGLLPESDRELPQIKNILPLLRRGIGIHHSGLLPILKEIIEILFQEGLLKVLFATETFSIGLNMPAKTVVFTSVRKWDGVGFRWVSGGEYIQMSGRAGRRGLDDRGIVIMMIDEKMEPQVAKGMVKGQADRLDSAFHLGYNMLLNLMRVEGISPEFMLESSFFQFQSASSVPKMESQLVELTNQLSTINIDDENLIKEYYEFKVQLSKLQEDSQKIITHPGHILPYLQSGRVIKVKIGDMDYGWGMVQSFSKRANKRNSSAIYSDHESYLVQVFIYSLFVDSPVNLIKSFNPDLPEGIRPSKSGEQSRAEYIPITLSSIEKISSVRLKVPADFKSSSAKRNLLKTLKDLPKKLPDGIPIMDPVNSMKIDDDEFKTLLRKIDVVESKLLGNPLHGSVRLDELYQKYDSKVKIETQIKALKDQILETKAVIQLDDLKHRKRVLRRLGFTTQNDIIELKGRVACEISTGDELLLTELIFNGTFNDLTPEQCAALLSCCVFQEKAKETPRLKPELAEPLKNLQEMALKIAKISKECKIEMVEKDYIESFRPELMEVTYAWCKNATFTQICKMTDVYEGSIIRTFKRLEEMIRQMVSAAKTIGNMELETKMDKALELVHRDIVSAGSLYL; this comes from the coding sequence ACCCAAACGGTCATCCTTCCGGACAGTTGAAGTTAAAGCATCAAGTTAGGCACCAGGTTGCAATCCCTCCAGGATTCCCATATGTGCCAATCAGTGAACACAAACGTCAAAACGACGCCAGGCGGTACCCTTTCAAGTTAGATCCATTCCAAGACACGTCGATTTCTTGTATTGACAGAAATGAATCTGTGCTAGTGTCTGCTCACACGTCGGCTGGTAAAACCGTAGTGGCTGAATATGCCATTGCCCAGTCACTAAGAGACAAACAAAGAGTCATCTACACATCACCAATCAAAGCTTTGAGTAACCAGAAGTATCGTGAGTTACAAGCGGAGTTTGGAGATGTCGGGTTGATGACGGGAGATGTTACCATTAACCCAGATGCTGggtgtttggtgatgaccACCGAAATTTTGCGGAGCATGCTTTACAGAGGATCGGAGGTGATGAGAGAAGTGGCATGGGTTATTTTCGATGAAGTTCATTACATGAGAGACAAGTCTAGAGGAGTGGTATGGGAAGAAACTATGATCTTGTTACCTGATAAGGTGCATTATGTATTTTTGTCTGCCACTATTCCCAACGCTATGGAGTTTGCCGAATGGATTGTCAAGATCCACGAACAGCCGTGCCATGTTGTATACACCGACTTCCGTCCTACGCCTTTGCAACATTACTTGTTCCCGGctggtggtgatggaatccacttggtggtggacgAAAAGGGAACTTTtagagaagaaaatttcCAGAAAGCCATGGCTCAAATCAGTGATGGTATGGGAGAAGACCCTGGGGCAGTAGATGGGAAGAAGGGGAAGAAGGGCCAAACCTGGAAGGGTGGGAATAACGATGGAAAAACagatatttacaagattGTGAAGATGATTTACATGAAAAGGTATAATCCTGTGATtgtcttctctttctcCAAGAGAGACTGTGAGACTTTGGcattgaagatgtcaaGACTcgatttcaacaacgaTGATGAGAGAGATGCCTTgaccaaaatcttcaataatgCCATCGGCTTATTACCTGAGTCCGATAGAGAGTTGCCTCAGATAAAAAACATCTTGCCGTTGTTAAGAAGAGGTATTGGGATCCATCATTCTGGATTGTTACCtattttgaaggaaatcaTAGAGATTTTGTTCCAGGAAgggttgttgaaggtgttaTTTGCAACCGAGACTTTCTCAATTGGTCTTAATATGCCTGCCAAAACAGTTGTTTTTACGTCTGTTCGTAAGTGGGATGGTGTTGGGTTCCGTTGGGTTAGTGGTGGTGAGTACATTCAAATGTCGGGTAGAGCTGGTCGTAGAGGTTTAGATGACCGTGGTATTGTCATCATGATGATCGACGAAAAAATGGAACCCCAAGTGGCCAAAGGAATGGTCAAGGGCCAGGCCGACAGATTGGACTCAGCCTTTCATTTGGGATATAATATGCTCTTAAATTTGATGAGAGTTGAAGGGATTTCTCCCGAATTCATGTTGGAAAGTTCATTCTTCCAGTTCCAAAGTGCTTCTTCTGTTCCCAAGATGGAAAGTCAACTTGTGGAGCTAACCAACCAATTATCAACAATCAATATAGACGATgagaatttgatcaaagaataCTATGAATTCAAGGTTCAGTTGAGCAAGTTGCAAGAGGATTCTCAAAAGATCATAACTCATCCAGGACATATATTGCCCTACTTACAAAGCGGAAGAGTTATTAAGGTGAAGATTGGTGACATGGATTACGGGTGGGGAATGGTTCAATCGTTCAGTAAAAGAGCCAACAAGAGAAACTCATCTGCTATTTACAGTGATCACGAATCCTATCTCGTCCAAGTTTTTATATATTCCTTGTTTGTTGATTCACCCgtcaatttgatcaaatccTTCAACCCAGATTTACCAGAAGGTATCAGACCATCCAAATCTGGAGAACAATCCAGAGCTGAATACATTCCAATCACCTTAAGTTCCATTGAGAAAATTAGCAGTGTAAGATTAAAAGTTCCAGCGGATTTCAAGAGCTCGTCTGCCAAGagaaacttgttgaagactttgaaagactTACCCAAGAAGTTGCCGGATGGTATTCCAATCATGGATCCTGTCAATAGCATGAAgattgatgatgatgagttcaaaACCCTCTTGAGAAAAATTGATGTCGTTGAATCCAAGCTCTTAGGCAACCCATTACATGGATCTGTCAGGTTGGACGAGTTGTACCAAAAGTATGACAGCAAGGTTAAGATCGAAACCCAAATCAAAGCGTTGAAAGACCAGATTCTCGAGACCAAGGCCGTTATCCAATTGGACGACTTGAAGCACAGAAAGAGAGTGTTAAGAAGGTTGGGATTCACCACTCAAAATGATATCATCGAGCTTAAAGGAAGAGTCGCCTGTGAAATTAGTACTGGAGATGAACTCTTATTGACAGAGCTCATTTTCAACGGTAccttcaatgacttgacCCCTGAGCAGTGTGCAGCCTTGTTATCATGTTGCGTGTTCCAGGAGAAGGCTAAAGAAACCCCCAGATTGAAGCCTGAGTTGGCTGAACCACTCaagaaccttcaagaaatggCCCTCAAGATCGCTAAGATCTCTAAAGAGTGCAAGATTGAGATGGTCGAAAAGGATTACATCGAGAGCTTCCGTCCCGAATTGATGGAAGTTACTTACGCGTGGTGTAAGAATGCCACGTTCACTCAAATTTGTAAAATGACCGATGTCTACGAAGGGTCCATCATCAGAACCTTCAAGAGACTCGAAGAAATGATCAGGCAAATGGTTTCCGCCGCAAAGACCATTGGAAACATGGAATTGGAAACCAAAATGGACAAGGCCTTGGAATTGGTGCACAGAGATATTGTTTCTGCTGGGTCGTTATATCTTTAG
- the GYP7 gene encoding GTPase activating protein (BUSCO:EOG09260N53; EggNog:ENOG503NW9F; COG:T), whose protein sequence is MPPKQRTLLSGEVELLYVKSKVYLHPSASKRDNVVGFLSISKGPNSTNSDLLISFTAESQLSKESLKLYQEADLDELDGSKDLKVVSKPVSSVLSGYSYSVPMSYIYSIQLRKPSSGMWYGSVVINTLDGEKLPIIFFHDDESPSTKLRQKKRNQSFETFSESGEVIWGGTEFLAVLHNYCHLVKSTVEPSVYLVNPASDDLRNFAPFKEKPKPGKDSKKKEFQIPDFNKVIANAKWKVLETVATFSAKTKNQVIDIVDEHAPLPIKQLINKPEVQKLGNEFEGARVYLAKWAAQVKEEAEESQKKFHLNEEMYTIINKELGNELLTNEEVSKAGRREAISKSEWDNFFDYSGRLRVTVNEIKDRIFHGGVSPSIRGMVWLFLLEVYPWDSSAEDRTVIRASLETQYHELKAKWSTDEDKRSTEFWKDQKFRIEKDINRTDRHLDLFKNTKRKRISVSSLASNVPPTIRESSPETPDEDDDDEFDVSNIRNPHLFKMREILLTYNEYNENLGYVQGMTDLLSPLYVILQDEVFVFWSFTKFMDRMERNFVRDQSGMKKQMLTLNQLVQFMLPDLFKHLDKCESTDLFFFFRMLLVWYKREFEFDQVLRLWEILLTDYYSSQYHLFFAAGVLSDNERIIIQNLRRFDEVLKYMNDLSNHMNLNNLLIRSELLFLKFRRMIDIINRENLYKSERTIVSPDLLQLLSRDIVVEKEGPRPVGAGGG, encoded by the coding sequence ATGCCTCCCAAACAAAGAACATTACTTTCAGGAGAGGTCGAGTTGCTCTATGTTAAGTCCAAGGTATATTTACACCCAAGTGCCTCTAAACGGGATAATGTTGTGGGCTTTTTAAGCATTTCAAAAGGACCAAATTCCACAAATAGCGATTTGCTCATATCTTTTACAGCAGAATCACAATTGAGCAAAGAATCACTAAAACTATACCAGGAAGCAGATCTCGACGAACTAGATGGTTCCAAAGATCTCAAGGTTGTCAGCAAACCAGTGTCATCGGTATTGTCTGGTTACAGCTACAGTGTGCCTATGTCATACATTTATTCAATCCAGCTCAGAAAGCCACTGCTGGGTATGTGGTACGGGTCGGTGGTGATCAATACTTTAGACGGTGAAAAGCTTcccatcatcttcttccatgaCGATGAGTCTCCATCGACGAAACTCAGGCAAAAAAAACGGAACCAGAGTTTTGAAACGTTCAGTGAGTCTGGAGAAGTGATCTGGGGAGGAACCGAATTTTTGGCGGTGTTGCACAATTACTGCCacttggtcaaatcaaCAGTTGAGCCTTCCGTTTACTTGGTCAATCCTGCAAGTGACGACTTGCGGAACTTTGCTCCGTTCAAAGAAAAGCCTAAACCTGGTAAGGATAGTAAGAAAAAGGAGTTCCAGATTCctgacttcaacaaagttATTGCCAACGCCAAGTGGAAAGTGTTGGAGACGGTAGCCACGTTCTCGGCCAAAACCAAGAACCAGGTGATAGACATAGTGGATGAGCATGCTCCGTTGCCTATCAAGCAGCTCATAAACAAACCTGAGGTTCAGAAGTTGGGAAATGAGTTTGAAGGAGCTCGGGTTTATTTGGCCAAATGGGCTGCTCAGGTCAAGGAAGAGGCCGAAGAGAGTCAGAAGAAGTTCCACTTGAACGAAGAAATGTATACCATAATCAACAAGGAATTGGGAAACGAGTTATTGACTAACGAGGAAGTTAGCAAAGCcggaagaagagaagccATCAGCAAGTCTGAGTGGGATAATTTTTTTGACTATAGTGGCAGGTTAAGGGTTACTGTTAACGAGATCAAGGACAGGATCTTTCATGGTGGAGTGAGTCCTTCTATCAGAGGTATGGTTTGGttatttttgttggaagTTTATCCTTGGGATTCGTCTGCCGAAGACCGAACTGTTATCCGAGCGAGCTTGGAAACCCAGTATCACGAGTTGAAGGCCAAGTGGTCTACAGATGAAGATAAGAGATCGACGGAGTTTTGGAAAGATCAGAAATTTCGTATAGAGAAGGATATCAACAGAACTGATAGACATCTAGACcttttcaaaaacaccaagagAAAAAGAATTTCTGTGTCGAGCTTGGCGTCCAATGTTCCTCCTACCATTAGGGAGAGTTCACCTGAAACTCcagacgaagatgatgatgatgagtttgatgtTTCCAATATTCGTAACCCACatctcttcaaaatgaGAGAGATTTTGCTCACCTATAACGAATATAATGAAAATTTGGGATACGTTCAAGGAATGACCGACTTGTTGTCGCCATTGTATGTTATTTTGCAGGATGAAGTTTTTGTGTTCTGGAGTTTTACCAAGTTCATGGACAGAATGGAAAGAAACTTTGTGAGAGACCAGTCCGGAATGAAAAAGCAAATGTTGActttgaaccaattggtgCAATTCATGTTGCCTGATCTCTTCAAACACTTAGACAAGTGTGAGTCAACCgacttgttcttctttttccGAATGTTACTTGTATGGTACAAACGtgagtttgagtttgacCAAGTGTTGAGACTCTGGGAGATTCTCTTGACAGACTACTACTCAAGTCAGTATCACCTTTTCTTTGCAGCCGGGGTCTTGAGTGACAACGAAAGAATCATCATCCAGAACCTCCGTAGGTTTGATgaggtgttgaagtacaTGAATGATCTCTCAAATCACATGAATTTAAACAACTTGCTTATTCGGTCCGAATTactcttcttgaagtttaGAAGAATGatcgatatcatcaacagaGAGAATCTCTACAAATCCGAAAGGACCATTGTTAGTCCCGACTTGTTACAACTTCTCTCAAGGGATATTGTCGTGGAAAAAGAGGGTCCCAGGCCTGTAGGTGCCGGTGGTGGTTAA